The Hyphomicrobiales bacterium sequence GGAATCAGCCGCCCTCGGAGGAGGCTGAGCGCGTTTCGGAGGCGGGACGGGCAAGTCTGTCCCGGGCATCGAGAAAGCTCACTGCCGCTGAGTAAGTTTCAGCCATTTGCACGGACGCATGCCATTGGCGTCCGTCCTGTTACGGTCGCCGCAATGGGCGGTTGAGGCGACAAGAACAAACAGAGGAATCAATTCAAGGGAGAAATCGATGTGCAAACGTTTCGCCACAATTGCTTTCGCGGGGGGAGCGGCACTATGGATATCGGCCGCCGGACTGGCGGCAGACGATAGCTACCCTTCCAAGCCGATTACCATGACCATCACCTTCACCGCGGGCGGCGCCGCCGATATCGCCGGCCGGCTTGCGGCCGCCGCGGCCGAGAAGGAACTCGGTCAGCCGATTTCCACGGTCAACAAGCTTGGTGGCGGCGGATCGATCGGCTTCGACTATGTCGGCAACCAGGCGCCGGACGGCTACAATATCGGCTGGCTGTCGGCATCCATCCTGACGACGACGCTCCTCGGCAATCTGCCCTACGCCTACGATCATTTCGACTATGTTTGCGGCGTCACATTTGATGCCACCGCGCTCGTGGTGCGCGCCGATGCGCCGTGGAAGAGCCTGCCCGAGTTCATCGAGGCGGCGAAGGCCGATCCCAAGAAGATCAAGATCGGCCATGCCGGCTCCGGCAGTTTCACGTACATGACGGCAGCCGCGCTGATGTCGCAGCAGGGGGCGGAGGTGACCTACGTACCGGTTGCCGCGCGCCGGGTTGCCTCGCTTCTCGGCGGCGAAATAGACGCCATATCGGTGCATCCGCCGGAGGTGATCCCCAGCATGCGCGACGGAAAGGTCAGGCTCTTGGCGATCTCCTCGCCGAAACGCGTGGACGCCTATCCCGACGTTCCGACCTTCGGCGAACTCGGCATGGAAGTCGGCTTCTATCAGTTCCGCGGCATCTTCGTGCCCAAGGGAACGCCCGAGCCGATCAAGACCAAGTTGGCGGAGGCTTTCAAGGCAGCCGAGAACGACCCCAAGCTCATGCAGGCCGCGAAGGATCGCGGCTTTGGTATCAACTATATCGGGATCGACGAATTCCCCGATTACGTGGCGAAACAGAACGACCTG is a genomic window containing:
- a CDS encoding tripartite tricarboxylate transporter substrate binding protein; amino-acid sequence: MCKRFATIAFAGGAALWISAAGLAADDSYPSKPITMTITFTAGGAADIAGRLAAAAAEKELGQPISTVNKLGGGGSIGFDYVGNQAPDGYNIGWLSASILTTTLLGNLPYAYDHFDYVCGVTFDATALVVRADAPWKSLPEFIEAAKADPKKIKIGHAGSGSFTYMTAAALMSQQGAEVTYVPVAARRVASLLGGEIDAISVHPPEVIPSMRDGKVRLLAISSPKRVDAYPDVPTFGELGMEVGFYQFRGIFVPKGTPEPIKTKLAEAFKAAENDPKLMQAAKDRGFGINYIGIDEFPDYVAKQNDLLKQVVDELKKAAN